From a single Sporosarcina oncorhynchi genomic region:
- a CDS encoding ComF family protein yields the protein MNCLLCERRLQSLPSWQMLIAVEKTSLICDDCSKSFERVDIIEESNLLDRITSIYTYNEAMREYLHQYKFLQDIALAGVFMNELRETINTHHTIIVPIPMHPIKKIERTFAHVEELLKTADLPFDDILVKTDTAVMGEKTREERLSMAPLFQVKPYTTIRDTTYILVDDIYTTGTTLSHAAAALKEAGATRVEAVTLIRAETTKL from the coding sequence ATGAACTGCCTTCTATGTGAACGACGGCTACAATCTTTACCGAGCTGGCAGATGCTCATAGCCGTAGAAAAAACGTCTTTAATTTGCGACGACTGTTCAAAAAGCTTCGAACGTGTCGACATAATAGAAGAGAGCAATCTGTTAGACAGGATTACATCCATCTACACATACAACGAAGCGATGCGAGAGTATTTGCACCAATACAAATTCTTGCAAGACATTGCGCTAGCGGGAGTATTTATGAATGAATTACGGGAAACTATCAATACACATCACACAATAATTGTCCCGATTCCGATGCATCCGATAAAGAAAATTGAGCGTACCTTTGCGCATGTCGAAGAGTTGTTGAAGACAGCCGATCTACCATTCGATGATATACTAGTCAAAACAGATACTGCAGTTATGGGGGAAAAGACGAGGGAAGAACGGCTGTCGATGGCGCCGCTATTTCAAGTCAAACCATATACAACAATCCGGGATACGACATACATACTTGTCGATGACATTTACACAACAGGCACGACACTCAGTCATGCGGCAGCTGCATTAAAAGAAGCAGGTGCAACTAGAGTAGAAGCAGTCACGCTCATTCGTGCCGAAACAACGAAACTTTAG
- a CDS encoding TIGR03826 family flagellar region protein — protein MAELKDCPSCGAFFNYTGIRDVCASCAQSEEKKYEEVYRFLRRRENRAATIERIVEATGATETMLHKWVRKGRLQPALFPNLGYPCDNCGKLTAQGKLCDSCTQELSSELRQFEAAKEFREAVSKSETGTYLADKRK, from the coding sequence ATGGCAGAATTGAAGGATTGTCCAAGTTGCGGAGCCTTTTTCAACTACACAGGCATCCGTGATGTGTGCGCCAGTTGTGCGCAAAGCGAAGAGAAAAAATACGAGGAAGTATATCGATTCTTGAGAAGACGCGAAAATCGTGCAGCTACAATTGAACGAATCGTGGAAGCGACAGGTGCGACTGAAACGATGCTTCATAAGTGGGTACGTAAAGGACGTCTGCAACCGGCGTTATTCCCGAACCTCGGTTACCCATGCGATAACTGTGGGAAATTAACAGCACAAGGAAAACTCTGTGATAGCTGTACGCAAGAATTGAGCAGTGAACTGCGCCAATTCGAAGCAGCAAAGGAATTCCGGGAAGCGGTCAGTAAAAGTGAAACAGGAACGTATTTAGCAGATAAGCGGAAATGA
- the flgM gene encoding flagellar biosynthesis anti-sigma factor FlgM, producing the protein MKINKINIPPVNPYRANQMKTEQVKEQAKVKTDKLEISSEAKQLSEVSPVTIGRNEKVQQLKAQIESGKYEVNPEQLASKLINYFNK; encoded by the coding sequence ATGAAAATCAATAAAATCAACATTCCACCGGTAAATCCATACCGTGCAAACCAAATGAAGACTGAACAAGTGAAAGAACAGGCGAAAGTAAAGACAGACAAACTGGAAATCTCTTCAGAGGCAAAACAGTTGTCCGAAGTCTCACCCGTTACAATCGGGCGGAACGAGAAAGTACAACAATTGAAAGCGCAAATCGAATCAGGCAAATATGAAGTGAATCCAGAACAACTCGCTTCAAAGCTCATTAACTACTTCAACAAATAA
- a CDS encoding flagellar protein FlgN, giving the protein MSIETILAVLDNLEKLHKSLLRIANEKTALIKNGDIGGIDQLLKDEQAHLAAIVQMDQNRQKAVIAYMKGQGRPVPMNPTISNLIEITPEPDKQQLVEAKDRLLHAIQELKWQNDLNQKMTYQSLQFVNLSLDMVRPRPESANYSKTEITGKKETKDIPTFDSQA; this is encoded by the coding sequence ATGTCCATCGAAACGATTTTAGCCGTACTCGATAATCTCGAAAAACTGCATAAGAGCCTGCTCAGAATCGCAAACGAAAAGACGGCGCTCATCAAGAACGGTGACATCGGAGGCATCGATCAGCTCCTAAAAGACGAACAGGCGCATCTCGCGGCCATCGTCCAGATGGATCAGAATCGGCAAAAAGCGGTCATCGCCTATATGAAAGGACAAGGACGTCCTGTACCGATGAACCCGACAATCTCCAACCTAATCGAAATAACACCCGAACCGGACAAACAGCAACTCGTGGAGGCGAAGGACCGTCTCCTGCATGCGATTCAAGAATTGAAATGGCAAAACGACCTCAACCAGAAAATGACCTACCAATCCCTTCAATTCGTGAATCTGTCGCTGGACATGGTCCGCCCGCGTCCGGAATCGGCCAACTACTCAAAAACTGAAATCACCGGCAAAAAAGAGACGAAGGACATACCAACCTTCGACTCCCAAGCCTAA
- the flgK gene encoding flagellar hook-associated protein FlgK, with the protein MRSTFMGLETNKRGLYTQQSALYTTGHNISNANTPGYSRQRVNMQATAGFPGVGLNTPTMPGFLGTGVEAGSIQRIRDGFVDQQFRGESNKLGYWESRSNAIAQMEDVLAEPSAYGLQQSFSDFWQSLQTLATNPENGGARAVVVERGVAVADSFNYIHKSLSEIQTNLGKEIGVSTKNINSILKQIGELNKQISEVEPNGYMPNDLYDARDNLLDQLSGYLPIEVSYEKSGGRALAIAEGTVTVKIKTNNPAQPFITVVDKSNVSQLKPVGDGTGGTDSEGNPIGNMTGFTFSGGPADGKELNVNDMQTAGVLKSLVNSYGYKDGADKVKGLYPEMLAKLDKMAQEFAKAFNEAHRSGTGTPPNNLTGKNFFEPYDIKNPGLADEEYDYSKLSAGNIIVNEAIINDHSLLAASSEAGEMGNGNNAKKLGEVLFAPLGGLEGSSVQSYYAGVIGELGVQGEQAVKMTKNSMTLLGAVSNRRDSISSVSLDEEMTDMIRFQQAYNASARMITVMDETLDKIINGMGVVGR; encoded by the coding sequence ATGCGCTCCACATTCATGGGACTCGAAACAAACAAACGCGGACTCTACACACAACAATCCGCACTCTATACAACAGGACACAACATCAGCAACGCCAACACACCAGGCTACTCCCGCCAACGCGTCAACATGCAAGCGACTGCAGGATTCCCGGGTGTCGGACTGAACACACCAACAATGCCTGGATTCTTAGGAACAGGTGTTGAAGCAGGATCGATTCAACGGATTCGTGATGGGTTTGTTGATCAGCAGTTCAGAGGCGAATCGAACAAGCTTGGCTATTGGGAGTCACGATCAAATGCAATTGCACAGATGGAAGATGTATTGGCAGAGCCTTCAGCATACGGACTGCAACAATCCTTCAGCGATTTCTGGCAATCATTGCAGACGCTTGCGACAAATCCTGAAAACGGTGGAGCACGTGCGGTTGTTGTTGAACGAGGCGTAGCGGTTGCCGACTCATTTAACTATATTCATAAATCATTATCTGAAATTCAGACCAATCTTGGAAAAGAAATCGGTGTTTCTACGAAGAATATCAACTCTATTCTTAAACAGATTGGCGAGTTAAATAAACAAATCTCAGAAGTCGAGCCGAACGGCTATATGCCGAACGATTTGTATGATGCACGTGATAACTTGCTTGACCAGCTATCTGGCTACTTGCCAATCGAAGTCAGCTATGAAAAATCTGGCGGCCGTGCGTTGGCCATTGCTGAAGGCACCGTAACCGTCAAGATCAAGACAAACAATCCTGCACAACCTTTTATAACCGTTGTGGATAAAAGCAATGTATCACAATTAAAGCCTGTCGGTGACGGAACAGGCGGGACTGATTCTGAAGGCAATCCTATTGGAAACATGACAGGCTTCACTTTTTCAGGCGGACCCGCAGACGGAAAAGAATTGAATGTCAATGACATGCAAACTGCCGGAGTACTTAAATCTCTTGTTAACTCCTATGGATACAAGGATGGTGCAGATAAAGTAAAAGGTCTGTACCCTGAAATGCTTGCAAAGCTAGATAAGATGGCACAAGAATTCGCCAAAGCGTTTAATGAAGCTCATAGAAGTGGTACTGGTACACCGCCAAACAATTTGACAGGCAAAAATTTCTTTGAACCTTATGATATTAAAAATCCTGGACTAGCTGACGAAGAATATGATTACAGTAAGCTGTCCGCAGGCAACATAATTGTCAATGAAGCTATTATAAATGACCATAGTTTACTAGCCGCATCAAGTGAAGCAGGAGAGATGGGTAACGGTAATAATGCTAAAAAACTAGGAGAAGTACTATTTGCACCTCTTGGCGGCTTAGAAGGTTCAAGTGTCCAATCCTACTATGCCGGCGTCATCGGTGAACTTGGTGTTCAAGGTGAACAAGCCGTGAAAATGACCAAAAACTCGATGACACTTCTAGGTGCAGTATCCAACCGACGAGACTCAATAAGTTCCGTCTCACTTGACGAAGAAATGACCGACATGATCCGTTTCCAACAGGCTTACAACGCCTCTGCGCGAATGATCACAGTAATGGATGAAACCCTAGATAAAATCATCAATGGAATGGGTGTTGTCGGCAGATAA
- the flgL gene encoding flagellar hook-associated protein FlgL codes for MRITQSMLSNNMLRNLSSSYNKMGKMQEQLSSGKKVNRPSDDPVTVMKSLGYGMTVDKVGQFQKNLGEVNNWLDSSDDALDGVGQVMHRAKELVTNAANTGTMTPEDREKIKIELEQMQEQLRDLANTKVGDKYIFSGTMTDKPLYNKEVDATGNALGYVNDPSFNSDVEIEVFDGVSLKVNTKAADTFRAMDDMFNDLKAITADGKGFSEALTTIDGLMDDVLTHRADIGARSNRAELMHNRLQAQEGSAKKQRSENEDIDYEKVITEMITQESIHRAALSVGARIIQPSLVDFLR; via the coding sequence ATGCGCATTACACAATCAATGCTATCTAATAATATGCTGCGCAATCTATCAAGCAGCTACAATAAAATGGGCAAAATGCAAGAGCAACTAAGCTCCGGTAAAAAAGTGAACCGCCCATCAGACGACCCAGTAACTGTTATGAAAAGTCTCGGTTACGGCATGACGGTTGATAAAGTCGGACAATTTCAGAAGAACTTAGGCGAAGTCAATAACTGGCTTGACAGTTCAGACGATGCACTGGATGGAGTAGGGCAAGTAATGCACCGTGCGAAAGAACTCGTAACGAACGCAGCGAACACAGGTACAATGACACCAGAAGATCGCGAGAAGATTAAAATTGAATTGGAACAAATGCAAGAACAATTACGAGATCTTGCGAATACAAAAGTAGGAGATAAATATATTTTTAGTGGGACGATGACGGACAAACCACTTTACAATAAAGAAGTAGATGCTACTGGGAATGCTTTAGGGTATGTAAATGACCCCTCATTCAATAGTGATGTGGAAATCGAAGTGTTCGATGGCGTTAGCCTAAAAGTAAATACAAAAGCCGCAGATACTTTCAGAGCAATGGATGACATGTTCAATGATCTTAAAGCTATTACTGCTGACGGTAAAGGATTTAGTGAAGCCTTAACAACAATCGATGGGTTAATGGACGATGTCCTAACACACCGAGCTGACATAGGAGCAAGATCAAACCGTGCAGAACTCATGCATAACCGTCTACAAGCACAAGAAGGATCAGCAAAAAAACAGCGCTCTGAAAACGAAGACATCGATTACGAAAAAGTCATCACAGAAATGATTACACAAGAATCAATACATCGCGCAGCTCTATCAGTAGGCGCAAGGATCATCCAACCATCATTAGTAGACTTCCTAAGATAA
- a CDS encoding DUF6470 family protein, translated as MNIPQLQIQTTPAKLGLQIDKPVQQIEQPKADQQIEQPAAILEMSTTKPQLSLDTTENRADLDLKSIITRNKENAQYGMQSAREGTGRRASEGQQLMKIENGASIADIAKQNTDRPQAELGIRFVGDRTKIQMSFTQGSLNINVTPQKPIHNVQINKPIHNYTQGKVTGVMEQYNSIEIDWKA; from the coding sequence GTGAACATACCACAACTCCAAATTCAAACAACACCAGCAAAACTAGGTCTTCAAATCGACAAACCCGTACAACAAATCGAACAACCAAAAGCGGACCAACAAATCGAACAACCAGCGGCAATCCTAGAAATGTCCACAACGAAACCTCAACTATCATTAGACACAACAGAGAACCGTGCAGATCTAGACTTAAAAAGCATCATCACTCGCAACAAGGAAAACGCCCAATACGGCATGCAGTCCGCAAGAGAAGGCACCGGACGCCGCGCTTCAGAAGGCCAGCAACTCATGAAAATCGAAAACGGAGCTTCCATCGCAGACATCGCCAAACAGAACACCGACCGCCCACAAGCAGAACTCGGCATCCGCTTCGTAGGCGACCGAACCAAAATACAAATGAGCTTTACACAAGGCTCTCTCAACATAAACGTAACACCACAAAAGCCGATACATAACGTCCAAATTAACAAACCAATCCATAATTACACGCAAGGCAAAGTAACAGGCGTAATGGAACAATACAATTCCATCGAAATCGATTGGAAAGCCTAG
- the fliW gene encoding flagellar assembly protein FliW: MQIQTKFHGLIEIEPTESWNFPKGIPGFEDQTEFILLPIEGNNAFQVLQSTKQANTAFIVANPYTLVEDYSFEIDEPTIDLLEITKPEDIMALGILSMKQPFEQSTINLQAPLIFQLQNRKAKQMILNDNRFEVRHPIGKGGN; the protein is encoded by the coding sequence ATGCAAATACAAACCAAATTCCATGGCCTCATCGAAATCGAACCAACAGAAAGCTGGAACTTCCCGAAAGGTATCCCTGGTTTTGAAGATCAAACTGAATTCATACTGCTACCAATCGAAGGAAATAACGCATTTCAAGTGCTCCAATCAACAAAACAAGCAAACACAGCTTTTATCGTTGCTAACCCATACACACTGGTAGAAGACTATTCCTTCGAAATCGATGAACCAACAATTGACTTACTCGAAATCACGAAACCAGAAGACATCATGGCACTAGGAATCTTATCTATGAAACAACCTTTCGAACAATCAACAATCAATTTGCAAGCACCACTCATCTTCCAACTCCAAAACCGAAAAGCAAAACAGATGATTCTAAACGACAACCGTTTCGAAGTCAGACATCCAATCGGCAAAGGAGGAAACTAA
- the csrA gene encoding carbon storage regulator CsrA: MLVLSRKTNETIKIGDNIELRILEVKGDTIRIGIEAPKSVDILRGELVQSITDTNTESMSVNLDIFAELTKKE, from the coding sequence ATGCTGGTCCTATCCCGAAAAACAAACGAAACAATAAAAATTGGCGATAACATCGAACTTCGTATTCTAGAAGTGAAAGGGGATACTATTCGGATTGGCATCGAAGCACCAAAATCCGTAGATATCCTTAGAGGAGAACTTGTTCAATCGATTACGGATACAAATACGGAATCGATGTCGGTAAATCTGGACATATTCGCAGAACTTACAAAAAAGGAATGA
- a CDS encoding flagellin, translating to MIINHNIAALNTHRQLGSNNAQASKNLEKLSSGLKINRAGDDAAGLAISEKMRGQIRGLDMAQKNAQDSISLIQTAEGALNETHDILQRMRELAVQSSNDTNTLDDRKEIQKEVEQLKAEVNRISETTEFNTKKLLNGSLGVNGTSSNKANVDVVSATGLTKGNYSFTVDTAATKATAAADGTDFTSATDVSAKELVINGTKIDFSGMTAATAADISAKINEYKDITGVEASGSAEITLTQTSFGTDAEIVLGGADAAEFGGAVTAGIDAVVTVSNPNGATEQVNGIGQSITYKGAEFTAKGTGASTATVSVTGGGASLQIGANKDQHMQIDIGEISASVLGDKANGAYVKDVNLLTKDGANDAIKVLDNAIQQVSGERSKLGAFQNRLEHTINNLGTSSENLTAAESRIRDVDMAKEMMDFTKNNILTQAAQAMLAQANTAPQGVLQLLR from the coding sequence ATGATTATCAATCACAATATCGCAGCACTTAACACACACCGTCAATTGGGTTCAAACAATGCGCAGGCTTCTAAAAACTTGGAGAAATTGTCTTCTGGTTTGAAGATTAACCGTGCAGGAGACGATGCTGCTGGTCTAGCAATCTCTGAAAAAATGCGTGGACAAATCCGCGGTTTGGATATGGCACAAAAGAATGCTCAAGATTCAATTTCATTGATTCAAACTGCTGAGGGAGCTTTGAACGAAACTCACGATATTTTACAACGTATGCGTGAATTAGCAGTCCAATCTTCAAACGATACAAACACTTTAGATGACCGTAAAGAAATTCAAAAAGAAGTAGAGCAATTAAAAGCTGAAGTTAACCGCATTTCTGAAACTACGGAGTTTAATACTAAAAAGTTATTAAACGGTAGTCTTGGTGTAAATGGAACATCTAGTAATAAAGCTAATGTCGATGTAGTTTCAGCTACTGGACTGACAAAAGGGAACTATTCTTTCACAGTTGATACAGCAGCAACTAAGGCTACGGCAGCAGCAGATGGAACTGATTTTACAAGTGCTACCGACGTATCTGCAAAAGAATTAGTCATCAATGGAACTAAAATTGACTTTTCAGGAATGACTGCAGCGACTGCAGCAGATATTAGTGCTAAAATTAATGAATACAAGGATATTACGGGAGTTGAAGCAAGTGGTTCTGCAGAAATCACTTTAACTCAAACCTCTTTCGGAACAGATGCGGAAATCGTATTAGGAGGTGCTGACGCAGCAGAATTTGGTGGTGCCGTTACAGCAGGGATTGACGCAGTAGTTACTGTATCAAATCCTAATGGAGCCACAGAACAAGTTAATGGTATTGGACAATCAATTACTTACAAAGGTGCCGAGTTCACAGCTAAAGGAACAGGAGCATCTACAGCGACTGTTTCAGTTACAGGCGGTGGAGCATCATTACAAATTGGAGCTAATAAAGACCAACATATGCAAATAGACATTGGTGAAATTAGTGCTTCTGTATTAGGTGATAAAGCGAACGGTGCTTACGTAAAAGACGTTAATTTATTAACAAAAGATGGCGCGAATGATGCTATCAAAGTACTTGATAATGCAATCCAGCAAGTTTCTGGTGAGCGTTCTAAGTTAGGTGCATTCCAAAACCGCCTAGAACACACAATCAACAACCTCGGAACTTCTTCCGAAAACCTAACTGCTGCGGAATCACGTATCCGTGACGTTGATATGGCGAAAGAGATGATGGACTTCACGAAGAACAACATCTTAACTCAAGCAGCACAAGCTATGTTGGCTCAAGCGAATACAGCACCGCAAGGCGTGTTACAACTCCTTCGTTAA
- a CDS encoding DNA endonuclease, whose translation MLLCEQVLSPVQLNILVGSILGDGTLTKIQGRRINSNYRERFGKSQLAYREWKVAHLSDYLYFNKTRTEISSKSQSMFTKLEKLFYGNNRIKQIPPEVLKLCTLPHFLATLYMDDGSLMISYRINHRLKKIYMTPHIALYLQSFTKEELELLNEHVTKVFKVKLRLSQRNDGNGYILKTTTVDDTFRFLDVISEVTTACPSMYYKTNWQDRLNLETMKWKSKYPDYEILTSSRQRSKKYSEDEIDGLIKMKLLGYTINEIAYTLDRTYWSTVYKWREITKESERLINV comes from the coding sequence ATGCTACTATGTGAACAAGTTTTATCGCCGGTGCAGTTAAATATCCTGGTTGGCAGTATATTAGGCGACGGGACATTAACGAAAATCCAAGGCAGAAGGATAAACAGTAATTATCGTGAGCGCTTTGGTAAATCTCAACTTGCCTATCGCGAATGGAAAGTAGCGCATCTGAGTGACTACCTTTATTTCAATAAAACACGAACCGAAATCTCGAGCAAGTCACAATCAATGTTTACAAAGCTTGAAAAACTTTTTTATGGAAATAATCGTATAAAGCAAATTCCTCCAGAAGTATTGAAACTTTGTACATTACCACACTTCCTGGCAACACTTTATATGGACGACGGGTCTTTAATGATCTCATACAGAATCAATCATCGGCTTAAAAAGATTTACATGACTCCTCACATTGCATTATATCTACAATCCTTCACAAAAGAAGAACTAGAACTTTTAAACGAACATGTAACGAAGGTTTTCAAAGTAAAATTGAGACTGAGTCAGAGAAATGATGGCAATGGCTATATTTTAAAAACAACTACCGTAGATGATACATTTAGATTTCTAGATGTTATAAGTGAAGTTACTACGGCATGTCCATCGATGTATTATAAGACGAATTGGCAAGATAGGCTGAATCTGGAGACGATGAAATGGAAATCCAAATATCCCGATTATGAAATACTGACAAGCTCAAGGCAGAGAAGTAAAAAGTATAGCGAAGATGAGATCGACGGACTGATTAAGATGAAACTGTTAGGATATACGATAAATGAAATAGCGTATACCTTGGACAGAACATATTGGTCAACCGTGTATAAGTGGAGAGAAATCACGAAGGAATCAGAGCGATTAATTAATGTGTAA
- a CDS encoding GNAT family N-acetyltransferase has product MKYKIINVNESNREAILNLRMTHEQQAFIESPADCLKDAEDYPEFRPVGLYVDEQLVGFAMYGALLDSAGGRNVWMDRLLIDERIQRRGYGRRFTELLLARMVSEYGKQPIYLSVFEENTAAIRLYEELGFTFIHEYDSDGELIFQRGE; this is encoded by the coding sequence ATGAAATACAAAATAATAAATGTTAATGAGTCAAACAGAGAAGCAATTTTAAATCTCCGCATGACTCACGAGCAGCAAGCTTTCATCGAATCACCCGCAGACTGTTTGAAAGATGCTGAGGACTATCCTGAATTCCGACCCGTCGGCTTGTATGTGGATGAACAATTAGTCGGTTTTGCGATGTATGGCGCTTTGTTAGATAGTGCAGGCGGCCGTAATGTATGGATGGATCGTTTGCTCATTGATGAGCGGATTCAGCGGCGGGGGTATGGTCGTCGTTTTACTGAGTTGCTACTTGCGCGTATGGTGTCAGAATACGGGAAGCAACCGATTTATTTGAGTGTATTTGAGGAGAATACGGCTGCGATACGGCTGTATGAAGAGCTTGGATTTACGTTTATTCATGAGTATGACTCGGATGGAGAATTGATTTTCCAAAGGGGGGAATAA
- a CDS encoding SMI1/KNR4 family protein, with product MWKDYISTISKDYSFKRPASVAEIGQITEELNVELPKKLLEIYKETNGVYDIFECHLLWPTERIVEDNLFFRNFTDYKDIYMPFDHLLFFSDNGCGDLFGYKILNGCIQTEDIYVWNHEDDSRTRVASSLESFIKGWITGGIST from the coding sequence ATGTGGAAGGATTACATAAGTACAATATCAAAAGATTATTCATTCAAACGGCCAGCGTCTGTAGCTGAAATAGGGCAAATTACCGAGGAGTTAAACGTTGAGTTGCCTAAGAAATTGTTAGAAATCTATAAAGAAACAAATGGTGTATATGATATTTTTGAATGCCATTTACTATGGCCAACCGAACGAATAGTAGAGGATAATTTGTTTTTTAGAAATTTTACAGACTATAAGGATATTTACATGCCATTTGATCACTTGTTGTTTTTCTCAGATAATGGGTGTGGTGATTTGTTTGGGTATAAAATATTGAATGGGTGTATTCAGACAGAGGATATTTATGTGTGGAACCACGAAGATGATAGTAGAACAAGGGTCGCATCGTCTTTGGAAAGCTTTATCAAAGGGTGGATTACGGGTGGGATTAGTACATAA
- a CDS encoding RNA polymerase sigma factor, with translation MFNLSNLEKMIDDYTDDLLRLAFYYVKDLQAAEDIVQEAFIKFYEAQNRYEEQGVLKAYLKKLTVNKSLDYLRSWNYRKVSMQNKLVALTKGKRSDHLVKKDEQTLIGDAILELPLKQREVLLYFYFEEWTIAEIATFLSIPQSTVKTRLRRGKELLRPKLEGIEWEVLMHE, from the coding sequence TTGTTTAATCTTTCTAACTTGGAAAAAATGATTGATGACTATACAGATGATTTGTTGCGCTTGGCTTTTTATTACGTTAAAGATCTTCAGGCGGCAGAAGATATTGTGCAAGAAGCGTTCATTAAGTTCTATGAAGCGCAAAATCGTTACGAGGAACAAGGTGTGTTGAAAGCGTATTTAAAGAAATTGACGGTGAATAAAAGCCTGGACTATTTAAGAAGCTGGAATTACCGGAAAGTATCTATGCAAAACAAATTAGTTGCTCTTACAAAAGGGAAGCGTTCAGATCATCTTGTCAAAAAAGATGAACAGACCTTGATTGGGGACGCCATTTTGGAATTACCTCTCAAGCAACGAGAGGTTTTACTCTATTTTTATTTTGAGGAATGGACTATTGCTGAAATTGCAACATTTTTATCCATCCCACAAAGCACAGTGAAAACAAGACTTCGCCGTGGTAAAGAATTGCTTCGTCCCAAACTTGAAGGCATTGAATGGGAGGTGCTTATGCATGAGTAA
- a CDS encoding nucleotidyltransferase domain-containing protein, producing MNNLLLKQLQDIAKNYAAIESILLFGSRAYGDHSELSDIDLAVKAPNLTDLQWLVFTEEIENTLDTLLKIDLILYDQAPYSLREQIDGCNKVLYDTHRA from the coding sequence ATGAATAATTTGCTTCTAAAACAACTACAAGATATCGCAAAAAACTATGCGGCAATTGAATCCATCTTATTATTTGGTTCCCGTGCTTATGGCGATCACAGCGAATTATCGGATATTGATTTGGCAGTGAAAGCTCCTAACTTAACTGATTTACAGTGGCTTGTATTTACTGAAGAGATTGAAAATACGTTGGATACTCTGTTGAAAATCGACTTGATTTTATATGATCAAGCACCATATTCACTGCGTGAACAAATCGATGGGTGTAATAAGGTTTTGTATGACACGCATAGAGCATAA
- a CDS encoding nucleotidyltransferase substrate binding protein has protein sequence MDDLLRKVKQSFENLERALNRLEDALNEDQDNSLIVDGTIQRFEFTIEIYWKTLKRLLAQEGIDAKTPRETLKEAYQVGWLQNEQAWLQMLKDRNETSHAYDEDMARKILSNIIGYFPDMKSTFYTLKEQYIEGLDTE, from the coding sequence ATGGATGATTTACTACGCAAAGTGAAACAAAGTTTTGAGAATCTTGAAAGGGCTTTGAATCGATTAGAGGATGCGTTAAATGAAGATCAGGACAATAGTTTAATTGTCGACGGTACAATTCAGCGTTTCGAATTCACAATTGAAATATACTGGAAGACTTTAAAAAGGTTACTGGCGCAAGAAGGAATTGATGCAAAGACGCCACGTGAAACGTTGAAAGAGGCTTATCAAGTAGGGTGGCTGCAAAATGAGCAAGCATGGTTGCAAATGCTTAAAGATCGAAATGAAACTTCACACGCTTATGATGAAGATATGGCTCGAAAAATTCTAAGCAACATCATTGGCTATTTTCCGGATATGAAAAGCACCTTTTACACACTGAAAGAACAATATATCGAGGGATTGGATACAGAATGA